A portion of the Candidatus Pristimantibacillus lignocellulolyticus genome contains these proteins:
- a CDS encoding penicillin-binding protein 2, which translates to MQDDPKQQEILRRKQFSFRLNVFFFIVFVVFSVLIVKLAVLQFVEGPTFTSAINKKWERAEAIAPIRGNIYDANGYQIAYSTSTQSLYYNIQSAVRGGKSSNEQAEEMAEKLAAVFEKYGSPENMMTKEDIIRRMDLVFSQNIKSTPRRIKTDLTNEELAYIMENQSDFVGVSLLEESVRNYDESTIAVQLVGYLKKYKGVRTTYDFYKGKLEITDPFHKYLEEEEVGLDGIEYMYQDVLRGTNGVKTYPVNNQGAITGDITITNSEKGADLYLTIDKDIQLHTEQSIMNHLEKIRTSPYSYEKAPYAVTGYAVAMEVDTGKVISMASMPDYDPNVIWSGGSITPENYKNYLHVLNNGTIRPVYGPYTDEERNQHPSSIVPLGSVIKPLSVLIGLNEGLFTTNQKYNDTGRFSYGRKGYETYISNSGKHAYGATDGAKAIQKSSNTFMADWVGNRLYMRGSVNGKSSVDIWDSYMKDFGLGVTTGSGLYGESAGVIDYYSEAERGSTQSALVQASFGQQGRYTVLQLAQYTAQLASRGVRLKPQFVNEIRSADGELLQSYEPEILNKVDMPDSYWAMIEKGMGLVNVQGFEGFQHSFNRKTGTSEQDVAGKRVENAVFIAYAPADNPKLAVAVVVPEGGFGGWGAAPIARQIFDAYDAVYGLGDKPNDALYETLFGKPREGTQSADGNTTDEATVDSENTPTNNAAE; encoded by the coding sequence GTGCAAGATGATCCAAAGCAACAAGAAATATTGAGGAGAAAACAATTTTCATTCCGTCTTAATGTGTTTTTCTTTATTGTTTTTGTCGTATTTAGTGTACTAATTGTAAAATTGGCTGTATTACAATTCGTAGAAGGACCTACGTTTACTAGCGCAATTAACAAAAAGTGGGAACGCGCAGAAGCGATTGCTCCAATTCGTGGTAATATTTATGATGCGAACGGTTATCAGATAGCCTACTCTACTTCGACACAATCACTCTATTACAACATTCAATCTGCAGTTAGAGGCGGTAAATCTAGTAATGAACAAGCGGAAGAAATGGCAGAGAAGTTAGCAGCAGTATTTGAGAAATATGGTAGTCCGGAAAATATGATGACGAAGGAAGATATTATTCGTCGCATGGATCTTGTTTTTAGTCAAAATATTAAGTCTACACCGCGTCGAATTAAAACAGACTTAACGAATGAAGAGTTAGCTTACATTATGGAGAATCAATCCGATTTTGTTGGCGTTAGTCTTCTGGAAGAAAGTGTGCGGAATTATGATGAGAGTACGATAGCGGTGCAATTAGTAGGCTATTTGAAAAAGTATAAGGGTGTTAGAACCACATATGATTTCTATAAGGGAAAACTGGAAATAACTGATCCTTTCCATAAATATCTTGAAGAAGAAGAAGTTGGCCTTGATGGTATTGAATATATGTATCAGGATGTTCTTCGCGGAACGAATGGTGTTAAAACTTATCCAGTTAATAATCAAGGCGCAATAACCGGGGATATAACGATAACGAATTCTGAGAAGGGTGCCGATCTTTATTTAACCATTGATAAAGATATACAGCTTCATACGGAGCAATCGATAATGAATCATCTAGAGAAGATTCGTACCTCACCTTACTCCTATGAAAAGGCACCTTATGCGGTAACAGGTTATGCCGTAGCAATGGAAGTAGATACAGGAAAAGTAATATCAATGGCAAGTATGCCGGATTATGATCCAAATGTTATATGGTCAGGTGGTAGTATAACTCCTGAAAATTATAAGAATTACTTGCATGTACTAAATAATGGAACGATTCGACCAGTATATGGTCCATATACAGATGAAGAACGTAATCAACATCCATCATCCATTGTACCATTAGGTTCAGTAATCAAGCCTTTATCTGTCTTAATAGGGTTAAATGAAGGATTGTTTACAACTAATCAGAAATACAATGATACTGGAAGATTTTCATATGGTCGTAAAGGGTATGAAACCTATATTAGTAACTCTGGTAAACATGCCTACGGAGCAACAGATGGGGCAAAAGCTATTCAGAAATCATCTAATACATTTATGGCAGACTGGGTTGGGAACAGGCTTTATATGCGTGGTTCGGTTAATGGTAAGTCGAGCGTAGATATATGGGATTCTTACATGAAAGATTTTGGACTTGGAGTAACGACGGGTAGTGGCTTGTACGGAGAAAGCGCTGGAGTTATCGACTACTATAGCGAAGCAGAGCGAGGTAGTACGCAATCTGCTTTAGTGCAAGCATCGTTTGGTCAACAAGGTCGTTACACGGTTCTACAATTAGCTCAGTATACAGCACAACTAGCTAGTCGTGGTGTACGTTTGAAGCCGCAATTTGTGAACGAAATTCGTTCAGCAGACGGTGAACTACTGCAAAGTTATGAACCGGAAATATTGAACAAAGTTGATATGCCAGATTCATATTGGGCCATGATTGAAAAAGGCATGGGGCTAGTAAATGTTCAAGGATTTGAAGGGTTCCAACATTCATTTAATAGAAAAACAGGTACGTCAGAGCAAGATGTAGCTGGTAAACGTGTAGAAAATGCGGTATTTATCGCATATGCTCCTGCTGACAATCCTAAGCTAGCAGTAGCAGTTGTTGTTCCAGAGGGTGGTTTTGGTGGTTGGGGTGCTGCGCCAATTGCTCGTCAAATTTTTGATGCGTATGATGCAGTCTACGGACTAGGAGACAAACCTAATGATGCGTTATATGAGACATTGTTCGGAAAACCTAGAGAAGGTACGCAATCTGCAGATGGTAATACTACAGATGAAGCTACTGTAGATAGTGAAAATACACCAACGAATAATGCAGCCGAGTAA
- a CDS encoding MFS transporter, with the protein MKTAIWLYLFLFVAFFDLHAQYPILTPFAISLGAAPSFIGLIMGIYSITHLPGNLLASVYVDKLGSRLFIVGSLLLAGAILLVQSVVTDPWQLLILRSIAGFVLAFLSPACLSLLARLSSDISQQGKLMAGNGLVHTLASVLSPAAGAILVAKLGFTKTFLVLGWILIVTAILAFFFIKEKKFARVDLSTPIPNHHVNVNMKAMPVNDNTVKKLRWNIFLIPIGLSCSLGILTFELPLMVDNIGSIMTTGLLFTVISIGSLITLCMLFVNKYNPALRTILGTLALSFLYFALAADLPIPFMLLLLLIGMSKGVVFPALSHWLIHLSDGTRYGRTFSILSIATSIGSFLGPFLAGQIRDMISPYFIAFVVLFIALAFNAIPPRDNKSVSTNITKI; encoded by the coding sequence GTGAAAACCGCCATTTGGCTCTACTTATTTTTGTTCGTTGCTTTTTTCGACTTGCATGCACAATATCCGATATTAACGCCATTTGCTATCTCGCTCGGTGCTGCTCCATCATTTATAGGTCTAATAATGGGGATCTATTCTATTACGCATCTACCAGGTAATCTATTAGCAAGCGTATATGTTGATAAACTAGGAAGTCGCTTATTCATTGTAGGTAGCTTACTGCTCGCTGGCGCAATATTACTTGTACAATCGGTTGTTACTGATCCATGGCAACTACTTATTTTACGTTCAATCGCAGGCTTCGTTTTAGCGTTTCTATCACCTGCTTGTCTATCATTATTAGCAAGACTTAGCTCAGATATAAGTCAACAAGGAAAATTAATGGCTGGTAACGGACTTGTTCATACGTTAGCATCTGTTCTTTCACCTGCTGCTGGTGCAATTCTAGTAGCAAAACTAGGTTTTACTAAAACATTTCTTGTACTTGGATGGATCCTCATTGTTACTGCAATATTAGCTTTCTTCTTCATCAAGGAAAAGAAGTTTGCTAGGGTCGATTTGTCCACTCCTATACCTAATCATCATGTAAATGTAAATATGAAAGCAATGCCTGTTAATGATAATACAGTTAAAAAATTGCGTTGGAATATTTTCCTAATTCCCATTGGATTAAGTTGCTCACTAGGTATACTTACATTTGAACTTCCACTAATGGTTGACAATATCGGGTCTATTATGACTACTGGACTACTCTTTACCGTTATAAGTATAGGTTCACTCATTACATTATGTATGTTATTCGTAAATAAATACAATCCTGCGTTGAGGACAATACTAGGAACATTAGCACTCTCATTTTTATATTTCGCGCTCGCAGCAGATTTACCTATTCCATTTATGTTGCTTCTATTATTAATAGGTATGAGTAAAGGGGTTGTGTTCCCTGCTCTTTCCCATTGGCTCATTCATCTCAGTGATGGGACCAGATATGGTAGGACATTTTCGATTTTATCAATCGCGACATCTATCGGTTCATTCCTTGGACCTTTTCTCGCAGGACAAATACGAGATATGATTTCTCCATATTTTATAGCTTTCGTTGTGCTATTCATTGCACTTGCTTTCAATGCTATTCCACCAAGAGATAATAAATCTGTATCAACAAATATTACTAAAATCTAG
- a CDS encoding toprim domain-containing protein → MDISIIVEGKNDRRKLQKLLNDQIRIHCTYGTPGSNQLQRLGLELRHDEVYLFTDNDSSGKKIRALLSDLFPDATHMYTRRGYNGVEGTPDEYLILQIEKAGLAEYLRDIANPATLWLKDEF, encoded by the coding sequence ATGGATATTTCAATAATAGTTGAAGGTAAAAACGATCGCAGAAAATTGCAAAAATTGCTTAATGATCAGATTCGCATTCATTGTACATATGGAACCCCTGGCTCGAATCAATTACAACGTTTGGGCTTAGAACTTCGCCATGACGAGGTGTATTTATTTACCGATAATGATTCTTCTGGCAAGAAAATTCGCGCCTTACTTAGCGATCTATTTCCTGACGCCACACATATGTATACACGACGTGGATACAATGGAGTAGAAGGAACCCCAGATGAATACTTGATTTTGCAAATAGAAAAAGCAGGATTAGCAGAATATCTAAGAGATATTGCTAACCCTGCCACATTGTGGTTGAAAGATGAGTTCTAA
- a CDS encoding SCO family protein produces the protein MAFLKKYAFQIAISCLVVLMGVYLLYTYVLKPEAVPSVKDPAPNFTLNDLDNNPVTLDSTEGKVRLVYFYFASCPDVCPPTTFLISQVQEILKEKGELGTEVEIVSITFDPVTDTPEVITNFANKVGVDFDHWTFLRGETSEEMVELARDFSVAVVYDEKEKTFYHNNPLILVDQEGNIREWINASPNLEAGDKELLAEDVYKALKRLY, from the coding sequence TTGGCATTTTTGAAGAAATACGCATTTCAAATAGCAATTTCTTGTTTGGTCGTATTAATGGGGGTCTATTTACTTTACACCTATGTCTTAAAGCCAGAAGCAGTTCCTAGTGTAAAAGATCCAGCACCAAATTTTACACTAAATGATTTGGATAATAATCCAGTTACGCTTGATTCAACTGAAGGGAAAGTTCGATTAGTATATTTCTACTTTGCAAGTTGTCCTGATGTATGTCCACCGACAACATTCTTAATTAGCCAAGTTCAGGAAATACTGAAGGAAAAAGGTGAACTGGGAACCGAGGTTGAAATAGTCTCCATTACTTTTGACCCAGTTACTGATACACCTGAAGTGATTACGAACTTTGCTAACAAAGTTGGGGTAGACTTTGACCATTGGACATTTTTGAGGGGCGAAACTTCCGAGGAAATGGTTGAATTGGCGAGAGACTTCAGTGTTGCGGTTGTGTATGATGAAAAAGAAAAAACGTTCTATCATAACAACCCACTAATTCTTGTCGATCAAGAGGGTAACATTCGTGAATGGATTAATGCTTCACCTAATCTTGAAGCTGGCGATAAAGAGTTACTTGCTGAAGATGTATACAAAGCTTTGAAAAGATTATATTAG
- the cyoE gene encoding heme o synthase — MFKDLIGLTKPGLLRLNVFASIGGFWVASKWSFDFWLLLWMIIGCTLTMASGTVINNFYDRELDLKMERTRNRTLPSGRMKPTSVLIYGIILGVVGVTVLFTLVNVLCGILGLVGWFAYIVIYTMWLKRTSTWSTSVGGISGAMPPVIGYCAVTETFDMGAILLFAFLFLWQPAHFWSLAIRRVEEYRAAGFPLLPVVKGIKRTKIQMIPYLVLMLVTVILFYVYDLTGIFFLIVSTILTVFWLVHTIMGLSAKDTEKWAKFNFLISVNYLMIVFIVMIIDTSRM; from the coding sequence GTGTTTAAAGATTTGATTGGACTAACTAAGCCTGGCTTGCTACGTCTTAATGTATTTGCTTCCATAGGAGGTTTCTGGGTAGCATCTAAATGGTCATTTGATTTCTGGTTATTATTATGGATGATAATAGGCTGTACATTAACAATGGCGTCTGGAACAGTTATTAATAATTTTTATGATCGTGAGCTTGACCTGAAAATGGAACGAACGCGTAATCGTACGCTTCCATCTGGAAGAATGAAGCCAACATCTGTATTAATTTATGGTATTATTCTTGGGGTAGTTGGAGTTACAGTTTTATTCACATTAGTTAATGTGTTATGCGGTATTTTAGGACTTGTTGGTTGGTTTGCCTATATTGTTATCTATACAATGTGGCTTAAGCGGACATCAACTTGGAGTACATCTGTTGGTGGTATATCAGGAGCGATGCCTCCAGTTATTGGTTACTGTGCAGTTACAGAAACATTTGATATGGGAGCTATTTTATTGTTCGCATTCCTATTCTTATGGCAACCTGCACATTTCTGGTCATTAGCTATTCGTCGCGTAGAGGAGTATCGAGCAGCTGGATTTCCATTACTGCCAGTTGTAAAAGGAATTAAGCGTACGAAAATTCAAATGATTCCTTACTTAGTGTTAATGTTAGTTACAGTTATATTATTCTACGTTTATGATCTAACTGGTATATTCTTTTTGATTGTATCTACGATTTTGACTGTTTTTTGGCTTGTACACACCATTATGGGGTTGTCTGCAAAAGATACAGAAAAGTGGGCGAAATTCAATTTCTTAATTTCAGTAAATTATTTAATGATTGTGTTTATTGTAATGATCATCGATACGTCGAGAATGTAA
- a CDS encoding cell wall hydrolase has translation MAVIKTNSEQTKMLARLMRAEAEGEGELGMLMVGNVGVNRVLGDCLDFRNIRSIPDMVYQNPGGFEATQKGYFYQAAREKDIRLAERVIRGERQHPASNALWFFRPAGNCPSTWYNQQNSGRYKAHCFFKPTWDDCKTVY, from the coding sequence ATGGCTGTTATTAAAACAAATTCTGAGCAAACAAAAATGCTTGCTCGATTAATGCGTGCTGAAGCTGAAGGTGAAGGCGAGCTAGGAATGCTAATGGTTGGTAACGTTGGCGTTAACCGCGTGCTTGGTGATTGCTTAGACTTTAGAAATATTCGCTCTATTCCCGATATGGTGTATCAAAATCCTGGTGGATTTGAAGCAACCCAAAAAGGCTATTTCTACCAAGCTGCTAGAGAAAAAGATATTCGCCTTGCAGAACGCGTTATTCGTGGAGAACGACAACATCCAGCTTCGAATGCACTTTGGTTTTTCCGACCTGCCGGCAATTGTCCTAGTACGTGGTATAACCAACAAAACAGTGGTCGATACAAAGCTCATTGTTTCTTCAAGCCTACTTGGGATGATTGTAAAACAGTTTATTAA
- the gerQ gene encoding spore coat protein GerQ has translation MNYFNASPYYYPYSYPTFYRDMETMPPQVPSGAVVTPSGGNIVTATPTYEESYVENILRLNRGKVGTFYMTYENNSEWNAKIFQGVIEAAGRDHIVVSNPINGERYLLLMLNLDYVTFDEPIAYEYPFHGEMVTPESPVE, from the coding sequence ATGAATTACTTTAATGCTTCTCCCTATTATTATCCTTATTCTTATCCTACATTCTATCGTGATATGGAAACTATGCCTCCACAAGTACCTAGCGGAGCAGTTGTGACTCCGTCGGGCGGTAACATTGTTACAGCTACACCTACTTATGAAGAATCATATGTGGAAAATATTTTGCGTCTCAATCGTGGAAAAGTGGGTACATTCTATATGACTTATGAAAATAACTCTGAATGGAATGCGAAAATATTTCAAGGAGTTATTGAAGCAGCAGGACGTGATCACATCGTTGTGAGCAATCCTATAAATGGTGAGCGTTATTTGCTTCTTATGCTTAATCTTGATTATGTTACTTTCGATGAGCCAATTGCATACGAGTACCCATTCCATGGTGAAATGGTAACTCCTGAATCACCAGTAGAGTAA
- a CDS encoding metal-dependent hydrolase: protein MDTASHFVVGVGLAGLSQLDPVVVSQPAMQTAVILATIIGSQAPDFDTITRLRSNAVYIRQHRGMSHSIPAVLLWTLLISASLYMFFPINDGYVHLLSWTLLAVSLHVGMDLFNTYGTQALRPFSKVWISWNIIHIFDPFIFITHIIASVLWISHLADPTLIFPVLYIIIAIYYVVRVSYHYYLKKHLQKSIPIQKDDVLTIIPTVRYRIWHLMIKKGDGSYKLGTLNRGNIRWVEQISSDHHPLINKSSHHPTVSALQSFTKHTVAHIIEHHWGTEVRWCDARYRHRRQYPFVAIVFYDHDEQPLASYVGWLNDQKLYKRLYNEAKLSSQ, encoded by the coding sequence TTGGATACAGCATCACATTTCGTCGTAGGAGTTGGACTAGCAGGTTTATCACAACTTGATCCAGTTGTCGTTAGTCAACCAGCTATGCAAACTGCAGTAATATTAGCAACGATTATTGGGTCGCAGGCACCAGATTTTGATACGATAACTCGATTGCGAAGTAATGCCGTCTATATTAGGCAACATCGAGGCATGTCTCACTCTATACCTGCAGTATTATTATGGACACTTCTCATTTCAGCCTCATTATATATGTTCTTTCCTATTAATGATGGATATGTGCATTTACTGAGTTGGACGTTACTTGCGGTTAGTTTACATGTCGGAATGGATCTGTTCAATACATATGGAACACAGGCTCTCCGTCCATTCTCGAAAGTATGGATATCTTGGAATATTATCCATATATTCGACCCTTTTATATTTATCACGCATATCATTGCTAGTGTTCTTTGGATATCTCATCTTGCTGATCCTACATTAATATTTCCTGTATTGTATATCATTATTGCTATCTACTATGTAGTAAGGGTTAGTTATCATTACTATTTGAAAAAGCATTTACAAAAAAGTATTCCAATTCAGAAAGATGATGTACTGACCATTATTCCCACAGTGAGATATCGGATATGGCATCTTATGATTAAAAAGGGAGATGGCAGTTATAAGCTAGGTACCTTGAACAGAGGTAATATTCGGTGGGTTGAGCAAATCTCTTCAGATCATCATCCACTAATTAATAAATCAAGTCATCATCCTACAGTGTCTGCTCTTCAAAGCTTTACGAAACATACTGTAGCTCATATTATTGAACATCATTGGGGAACCGAGGTTCGCTGGTGTGATGCTCGTTATCGACATCGAAGACAATATCCATTTGTCGCCATTGTTTTCTATGATCACGATGAGCAACCATTAGCATCTTATGTTGGTTGGTTAAATGATCAGAAACTTTACAAAAGATTATATAATGAAGCTAAACTTTCATCTCAATAA
- a CDS encoding alpha/beta-type small acid-soluble spore protein, whose amino-acid sequence MANKSNQLIVPQATQALNQMKMEAAQELGVQLSPEGYNGNLTTREAGSIGGYITRKLVQIAEQHLSGGQR is encoded by the coding sequence ATGGCAAATAAAAGCAATCAATTAATCGTTCCACAAGCGACTCAAGCATTAAACCAAATGAAAATGGAAGCAGCACAGGAGCTAGGTGTTCAACTTTCACCAGAAGGATATAACGGAAACCTAACTACTCGTGAAGCAGGTTCCATTGGTGGTTACATCACTCGTAAGCTAGTACAAATTGCTGAACAGCACTTGTCTGGCGGACAACGTTAA
- a CDS encoding DUF5325 family protein, producing the protein MSKSLSLLFSCLGIFCLAGMSIAMAHSLKWVIFWGVLSLFSIGTGFMVKVKMRNRKGQSPQEE; encoded by the coding sequence TTGTCTAAATCACTATCTTTATTGTTCTCTTGTCTAGGGATTTTCTGCTTAGCTGGAATGTCTATTGCAATGGCTCATAGTCTCAAGTGGGTAATTTTTTGGGGTGTTTTATCGCTTTTTTCTATTGGAACGGGGTTTATGGTGAAGGTAAAAATGCGGAATAGAAAAGGTCAATCACCTCAAGAGGAATAG
- a CDS encoding O-methyltransferase — MSEVSLARQVDFVFRQLEHELTGALAGTVLIIVRNDTIGKFGIKHHPIHIQEDEVQAEGSGLTKEQVDRFRVLAVDALKMKRNWTHGEILYDFSVRSNRKGWSASVLYESNYNMSTWNYVPYSKRNGLIDYSS; from the coding sequence ATGAGTGAAGTTTCTTTGGCAAGACAAGTTGACTTTGTATTTCGTCAACTAGAACATGAATTAACAGGGGCACTAGCAGGTACAGTTTTAATTATTGTGAGAAATGATACGATCGGAAAATTTGGTATTAAACATCATCCTATTCACATTCAAGAAGATGAGGTTCAAGCAGAAGGTTCAGGGTTAACAAAGGAGCAAGTAGATCGATTTAGAGTTTTGGCAGTCGATGCTTTGAAGATGAAGCGCAATTGGACTCATGGCGAAATTCTATACGATTTTTCAGTAAGATCTAATCGTAAAGGTTGGTCCGCTAGTGTTCTATATGAATCCAATTACAATATGTCAACTTGGAATTATGTGCCCTATTCTAAGCGAAACGGCTTAATTGACTATTCCTCTTGA
- a CDS encoding methyl-accepting chemotaxis protein → MEKFTNWFNSLSVRSKLVFVTYSNLSILTLLALITTIIMGDNFTVLLIVAAVSFGIAYPIIAFVDGAITSSFDEIQSAANRISKGDFSQTIDVTATNAGELGHTFNRMVIKLRDILSESMNITKHVAETSRSIFEKNNSIQSTMEQVAVSATELATGANAISEDVSDMTESINEIEVRVTNYANSTKEMNVRSEETIQLVHKGRVALENQSVGMNRNIEATEQVAVTIKELAEKAKGISAMTKAISEIAEQTNLLSLNASIEAARAGEHGRGFAVVAQEVRKLAEESTASTKEVFNLVKSIDKGIQDTMHNMKVNEEVVSLQAAHIRQTEEIFNQIVESIQFISEQIFNFSKESDSMLDSAQKISSAIQSISAITEESAAGTEEVSASMNEQIPSVQVVVSETEQMLNMATQLQRTIQIFKLK, encoded by the coding sequence ATGGAAAAGTTCACTAATTGGTTCAATTCGTTATCCGTTAGAAGTAAACTTGTTTTCGTTACATATTCTAATCTTTCCATTTTAACCCTGCTAGCGCTAATTACCACAATTATTATGGGCGACAATTTCACTGTCTTATTAATCGTTGCCGCAGTATCATTTGGGATTGCGTATCCTATTATTGCTTTTGTTGATGGTGCGATTACATCTTCATTTGATGAGATTCAGAGTGCAGCAAATCGAATTTCAAAAGGTGATTTTTCTCAAACCATAGATGTAACTGCAACTAATGCTGGTGAATTAGGACACACATTTAACAGAATGGTTATTAAACTTAGAGATATATTATCAGAATCAATGAACATTACGAAACATGTCGCGGAAACAAGTCGCAGTATCTTCGAAAAAAATAACAGCATTCAATCCACAATGGAACAAGTAGCAGTATCTGCAACGGAACTTGCAACTGGAGCTAATGCAATCTCTGAAGATGTATCTGATATGACAGAATCCATCAATGAGATTGAAGTGCGAGTTACAAACTACGCTAATTCTACAAAAGAAATGAATGTTCGTTCTGAAGAAACAATTCAACTTGTACATAAAGGTCGTGTCGCTCTTGAAAATCAAAGCGTCGGTATGAATCGTAATATTGAGGCTACTGAACAGGTTGCGGTAACGATTAAAGAATTGGCTGAGAAAGCTAAAGGAATTTCCGCAATGACGAAAGCAATTTCTGAAATTGCAGAGCAAACGAATCTACTTTCCTTAAATGCTTCTATAGAGGCAGCTCGCGCAGGAGAACACGGTCGTGGATTCGCAGTTGTTGCACAAGAAGTTCGTAAACTTGCTGAAGAATCAACAGCTTCTACAAAAGAAGTATTCAACTTAGTAAAAAGCATTGATAAAGGTATACAAGATACAATGCACAATATGAAAGTAAATGAGGAAGTTGTTAGTTTGCAAGCAGCACATATTCGTCAAACCGAAGAAATCTTCAATCAAATTGTTGAAAGCATTCAATTCATTAGTGAACAAATATTCAACTTCTCTAAAGAAAGCGATAGTATGCTTGATAGTGCTCAGAAAATTTCTTCTGCGATTCAAAGTATTTCTGCTATTACAGAAGAGTCTGCTGCAGGTACAGAGGAAGTTTCAGCTTCGATGAATGAACAGATTCCATCCGTACAAGTCGTTGTTTCTGAAACAGAGCAAATGCTTAACATGGCAACTCAGCTTCAACGTACGATCCAAATATTCAAATTAAAATAA
- a CDS encoding CAP domain-containing protein yields MANQKWKLGVATFVATALISTSTLTGASVDAASTITKVDMNKQSYTSNWQSNLMNSLLNKISDSNQTTITIGNWKFNLQTGFCIYVPNLKPEVTPVPTATVTPTATVKPSATPAPTVKPTATPAPTIKPTATVKPSATPAPTIKPTATVKPSATPTPTVKPTATPAPGGGNSSVSATQNEILKLVNAQRASAGLSALSLDASLNTVAMEKARDMDVNNYFSHNSPTYGSPFDMLKTYGVSYSYAGENIATGQTSAAQVMNDWMNSSGHRANILSANFTKIGVGYVNGEWVQIFIG; encoded by the coding sequence ATGGCAAATCAAAAATGGAAATTGGGTGTCGCAACATTTGTGGCAACCGCACTTATTAGTACTTCTACTTTAACAGGTGCTAGTGTAGATGCTGCTTCTACTATTACTAAGGTTGACATGAATAAGCAATCTTATACATCGAATTGGCAATCTAATCTTATGAATAGTCTACTTAATAAGATATCTGATTCAAATCAAACAACAATTACAATTGGTAATTGGAAATTTAATCTTCAAACTGGTTTCTGCATATATGTACCTAATCTCAAACCTGAAGTGACTCCTGTTCCAACAGCGACAGTGACACCTACAGCGACGGTAAAACCAAGTGCAACACCAGCGCCAACAGTTAAGCCTACAGCAACACCAGCACCAACAATTAAGCCTACAGCGACAGTAAAACCAAGTGCAACACCAGCACCAACAATTAAGCCTACAGCGACAGTAAAACCAAGTGCAACTCCTACACCAACAGTGAAACCAACAGCAACACCAGCACCTGGCGGTGGAAATTCTTCTGTATCAGCAACTCAGAATGAAATTTTGAAATTGGTTAATGCACAACGTGCTTCAGCTGGTCTATCTGCACTATCTTTAGATGCTAGCCTTAATACTGTAGCAATGGAAAAAGCAAGAGATATGGATGTTAATAACTACTTTAGTCATAATTCTCCAACTTATGGATCTCCATTCGATATGTTGAAAACTTATGGTGTCTCTTATTCATATGCAGGTGAAAATATTGCTACTGGTCAAACCTCTGCTGCTCAAGTTATGAATGATTGGATGAACAGTTCAGGACATAGAGCCAATATTTTAAGTGCTAACTTTACAAAAATTGGCGTTGGATATGTTAACGGTGAATGGGTTCAAATCTTCATTGGTTAA